The DNA window CGCACTCCAGAACAGGAGGAGAGTGCACCCTCTCAGTGCACTCTCTCACACTCCGAAGAAAGACACACTCACACCTCGCCACAGTTCGAGGagggtattgtattgtaatagtatttatatagcgcttactacccctgacgaggcgtcgaagagcttttcggtgagtagcacactactctggaacccagcaAGAATTATTGATGGATTAGTATCTGGAAATATGagcacagttttagtattattatgagttaatttgggtacactctgccagtgcactctagaACACCAAGAGACTTCCCCATACGAGATAACGTTCAGAATTGCGAGGCCTGGCAGCGCCCGACACTACCTATGAAAATAGTACGATATTTAGTAAAACTCCAGGGTTGCACAAAGTCCCACAAATTCATTTAAATGCGGCATATTGAGGAAGGGCACACGCTGTTGCAACATCCTTTCACTTGGAATACTGTGCAAGGGCAGTCAAACACTTTAACGAGGGTACGACTTTAGCAGGGCACATGCGGGACCCTGGACTTCAAAGCTGGCAGGTTCTGTACCACCTGGAGGctggcacactccactagaaaactGCACCAActtggaaaaattaaaacattctggctggtgaagacaccacaaaaaacaaACTTTTGATCGTTCACCTAGATGTGTCATCAACGGGTTGAATGAATATGTTTTCATTAGAAGTGACGGTCTGACGTAGTACTAGTGAAATAGTGTACtcggctttcaccattccataaaaaCACCCAGACTCCTTTAATGAGCAACTCCGCAAACGTGCAGTCCTTCCTGAAAAACCTATTCCAAACCCTGCAGCCTGAACAAAAATAAGAGCACAAATGAACCAATGGGTTAATGTGCATCCActcagttggggtggggagggcTGCCCTTGCCTACCCCGAAGCACCCCCAAAGCTTCAAAAAGTGCCTTCGAATACTGTGGATTTTGAAGGGTTATTAAGTAAGTAACCATTGACAGTGCTTAGACTCTAGAAATGTTGTATAGCGCAGTAGGTAAAATCAGGTtactggtattattattattaggagaATATTAATTTTAGGAGAAATGTAAGAGATTAAAATATCCAGTTTTCTATACAGAAGGAGAAACGTCATACTTCGAAATTGTAACAGTTTCCTTTGGTAATTCTTAGTTTGACACCTGAGAGATGCAGAGCGCGAGCCCGGGAGCCTCTCCTTCGTATTGTGTGGGAGGGATGCAGGTTAAATAACATTATCATTTGTTTTTTCGATACAAACTGTGGCTTTCCTGCAGTTGGTATTTCTTTTGGAGTTTATAAGAAAGATGGGCTTGCTGATGAGTGAAAGAAACGACCGGGGCTCATCAGACACAGACTCACAGAACACTTTTACCTCAGTTTGTAGAATGAAACCGAAAAGCATTTATGGCTTTAATTAGGAAAGTTTATAAAGTCCCGAGAAGATTCGCCACGTGCGCCAGAATTTGTATAAAGGCCTACACACTTTGGTACCCACTCAACCCGTTACACAGTAGCCATCTGATACATATTTCAAGGAATAGAGATAGAAATATAGAAATCTCTAACAACTTATTGACACATTCGCTGCATGTCTGGGCATCGCCCATCTCTACCGTCCCCTGACTAAACACCCTGTTAATTAGTTCAGACACAACTTTCCGTTCGTCAGCCCAGTGACAGCCAAAGAGACAGATAGACAGACGGACTCACCGCTCTTCACCTGGCCATCACTATACTAGTTAGTTGTGACATAACTTTCCACTGGCCCCATTATTGATAAAGGTATACATACGTACATTTGCGCATTTATATAGTTATATCTATCCACATGCTAGTCACTGCAATTCTCGATCGAAGTGTGCGGCTACCTTTTCCCTTATGGGCACTCACTTCACTTCAGGGCCGGAGGGCGAGCCCAGCTCTGCTCCGGGGCCTTAACACACACGTTGGGCGAGCCCGGGCTCTACCCCTGACCCATCACACTCACATGTTGGGCTCTActccagaccagtgcttaatttgtaaactaaaacgtgctggtgctcaaagtcctcctcttaaactcgcagctgctgcaattaaaggttTCGAGCGCGGAATACAGAGGgagcgtaatcctggagccatttcaggcctcttcaatctatttaaacgctttttcgtttttatctttctccgactttcccatatgtgtcttttgctcgcagaaaaataagcgccggccctcaacaataagtgccggtgcttagaaccggaaaaaacaagcacaatttaagcactgctcCAGACCCATCACGCACAGACTCTGGGCCGAAGGGCGAGCCCAGCTCTGCTCCTGTCCCTTAACACACACGCTGGGCGAGCCCCGGCTCTATTcctgccccttcacacacacatgttggTCTCTACTCCTGACCCATCACGCACAGACTCTGGGCCGAAGGGCGAGCCGAGCTCTCGCCCCGCTCGCTCTTCCCCGGCTATCACCGCGCCAGGCTATTAGTTCAGACAAAACTCCCCGTCCCCCGTGGCTGGGTAGTTACCCCCGCTGTGGGGTAAGTGTGACCACAGCTGTGGGGCAGGGGCGAGTGGAAGAAGCCTCTTCTCCTGGCCTCCAAGACGCGTCACTGAGTTAAAGGGCAGGTTTCACAGCAGAAGCAGCCGGAAAGCTCTTCTGGAACCAGTGCACAGGTAGAAATGAAAAGCTTCTGGCACaggaccgcccccccccccccccacagtactGGGTTTTCCCGCTAGAACTCAAGCTCCCCGAGGCGACATGTAATAATGCAATACTGTCCTAAAATTGGTTTAGCATGATGGCGCCCCGTGGACGGATGCAAGGAGGCAACCCCCTGACAAATATAATTAGAATAAGGAACGCATACGTTCCCAGATGGTCTTTGGAGTTATAAACTTTTTGTAATAATTATTTGATGATTATTAGTGGATTTAACAAGTGCATCAGCGTCCGAAAAAATACACATATATGAAGAAAGCGTCTTAAATTCGTCCCTACACAAACAGCAAACAATGTGCATTGAATTCTAGAGCAGAAATGTACTTGCAGCAATCTCTGGGATACACACTGGGGGAGCGGTGGGGGCtttaaaaagagaaaatataaCAGGCCACTGGAAAGTAGGATTGCATGTCTCAAAAATGTGGTAGCGATGAATTGTTTTATATTGGTACAAGTAGTGTTTTTGCAGTGCAGGTTGTGATAAATATTTATGCCTCAATGCCCTAAAGTTGTTCACACTCGTTGTAGGCTTGTGGCGTTGAAAACAGCGTCCGGCTGCGATCCAGGCTTTTAATGGACATTTTACTCCTTCCTTTTCAGACGCCAAGCTGCAGAAGTTCGAGCTCTTCCCTAAGAGTATGATGCAGCGCTGCCTGACCCCCCAGCAGAAGCCGGTGTCCACCGACGGGGAGTCCGTCTCCGGCAGCGGCCCCGGGGCCTCCTCCCCGGAGGGCCGGCCCGGCTCAGGCTCCGAGAACGGCGACGGCGAGTCCTTCCTCGGCTCGCCCGTTCCCAAGGCCGCCAAGGAGGGCGAGGACAGCCCGGGATCCATCAGCCCCTTGGGCTCGGACTCAGGTTCGGAGGTGGACAAGGACGAGCCGGAGCCTTCGCCCTCGGCCGGGGCGCGCCAGCGGGCGCCCATCGACATCCTGACCCGGGTCTTCCCCAGCCACAAGCGCGGAGTCCTGGAGCTGGTGCTGCAGGGCTGCGGGGGCGACGTGGTCCAGGCCATCGAGCAGATCCTGAACAACCGGGGGGCGGACCGGGGCGCCGAGGAGGCCTGGGCCCGGGAGGGGGTGCTGCAGGCCGCGCCCTCCGCCGCCCAGCGGCCGCTCCTGGCCGGCGCCGTGACCCCGGCCATCGGGGCGCTGGGCAGCCGCTCGGCCTTCTCCCCCCTGCAGCCCAACGCCACCCACTTCGGCACCGAGGCCAGCGCCTACCCCCTGGGTACCCACCTGGGCCTCAACCCGCTGAGGCTGGCCTACTCGGCGCACAGCAGAGGGCTGGCCTTCATGACCCcctactccacggcggggctcaTGCCCACTTTGGGGTTCCGGCCCCCCATGGAGTACGCCTTCAGTGACCTGATGAGAGACCGCTCCAACCTGCACAAGGACCAGGTGTACACCACCGGCCTCTACGGGCCGATTGTCAACAATAGCGCCGAGAAGCCCTAGGTGGATTCACGTGTTCTGGACAGCTTC is part of the Pleurodeles waltl isolate 20211129_DDA chromosome 4_2, aPleWal1.hap1.20221129, whole genome shotgun sequence genome and encodes:
- the DMRTA2 gene encoding doublesex- and mab-3-related transcription factor A2 codes for the protein MPFLNEMLFEMEMRSDMPGGPSGQHPVAPPQTSAAAAAVASLPVSVANSLLRGPPLLLRATEKYPRTPKCARCRNHGVVSALKGHKRYCRWKDCLCAKCTLIAERQRVMAAQVALRRQQAQEESEARELQLLYGTAEGLALAAANGILPPRPAYEVFGTVCSDGGSDAKLQKFELFPKSMMQRCLTPQQKPVSTDGESVSGSGPGASSPEGRPGSGSENGDGESFLGSPVPKAAKEGEDSPGSISPLGSDSGSEVDKDEPEPSPSAGARQRAPIDILTRVFPSHKRGVLELVLQGCGGDVVQAIEQILNNRGADRGAEEAWAREGVLQAAPSAAQRPLLAGAVTPAIGALGSRSAFSPLQPNATHFGTEASAYPLGTHLGLNPLRLAYSAHSRGLAFMTPYSTAGLMPTLGFRPPMEYAFSDLMRDRSNLHKDQVYTTGLYGPIVNNSAEKP